One region of Rhodothermus profundi genomic DNA includes:
- a CDS encoding heparinase II/III domain-containing protein, protein MAKTLAFAWLMEGDLVALVKALATLDIAYDNVPQTYGPGVFDGEYDEIYRATWLQNYCAAYDWLYDQLPSALEAELRAKLVAEAQLLYTYMDQYAPRPHNHRSKPAYALGTAALTLSSHPDAAAWLSFALDRQNTVTKYMFSNEGVYREGPHYYVFTLVNAIPFLWHYLHVSGVNLFPYYQPAFEWPVRIRNGRGWMPNIEDGYMKPAPTHAVAAAYRDTPTLLHTSAPLAEILQWNWQTTRFFTQNYTGATRDVTWEIDVLLSWDASIPATAPDVSPTQILQSGQVVFRNAWHDAGVTSRYLLFHGVASADNHDHPDHLSYLLEANNTPLAVDAGYGPRGFNDDRRAWYVSPQAHNTITVNGFPLEDYSTAQNEGPRMRHALDTPFYDFAEMEAISRGVAGGAEVRRGIAFLENRFWVVYDIGTSENTANYQVYLHGRGVFSRDDPWMIWTAPEDTYGEGGRLYAAFVGNRTLTITEAEGWTSFFWGHEEEQRYIAVRQQANDPVFLHVLYPAEVDENPPLFMDQSVAGMVSIELTDQESTTNVAVQRDQRVRAAGPLATDATFAWTRRVLDTVVQFALTEGQTLQWEGATLFTATIPLTVAVDRSDPARHTVHVEAFEGTATLTLQLVSPSATPLSVTLDGQPLAFEMPEQGQVRFQLAGNLLRPGSTIVIATDVATDIDDVEKTNPAFVVSGPYPNPTSGTTRLRIFLAHPEHVQVVLYNSLGRRITVLWEGRLSAGETEIMWDVGKVLQRKLTPGPYWIRVVAGSKQRTVQSFVF, encoded by the coding sequence ATGGCTAAAACGCTAGCTTTTGCCTGGTTAATGGAAGGCGATCTCGTGGCACTTGTCAAAGCACTTGCTACGTTAGATATTGCCTATGACAATGTACCTCAGACTTATGGGCCCGGGGTTTTTGACGGAGAATACGATGAAATATATCGGGCTACCTGGCTTCAAAATTATTGTGCAGCTTACGACTGGCTATATGATCAACTTCCCTCTGCGTTAGAAGCAGAGCTGCGGGCTAAGCTGGTTGCCGAAGCGCAGTTGCTGTATACCTACATGGACCAATATGCGCCGCGTCCGCATAACCATCGTTCAAAACCAGCCTATGCCCTTGGTACAGCAGCGTTAACGCTTTCCAGTCATCCAGATGCAGCGGCTTGGCTGTCATTCGCGTTGGATCGCCAGAACACAGTTACAAAGTATATGTTCAGCAACGAAGGCGTTTATCGGGAGGGCCCCCATTATTACGTCTTTACGCTAGTAAATGCGATCCCTTTTCTCTGGCATTATCTTCATGTATCAGGCGTAAATCTGTTTCCTTACTATCAACCAGCTTTTGAGTGGCCCGTTCGGATTAGAAATGGCCGGGGGTGGATGCCCAACATTGAAGATGGGTATATGAAGCCCGCGCCTACCCATGCCGTAGCGGCTGCCTACCGAGACACGCCAACTCTGCTGCACACCAGTGCCCCCCTGGCAGAAATTCTACAGTGGAACTGGCAAACTACGCGTTTCTTTACCCAGAACTACACGGGAGCAACGAGAGACGTAACCTGGGAAATTGATGTCCTGTTGTCGTGGGACGCCAGCATTCCTGCAACAGCGCCAGATGTTTCGCCGACCCAGATCCTCCAAAGTGGGCAGGTCGTGTTCCGTAACGCCTGGCATGACGCAGGAGTAACGTCACGCTATTTGCTATTTCATGGCGTCGCTTCCGCGGACAATCATGACCACCCTGATCATCTTTCCTACCTGTTGGAAGCCAACAATACACCTCTTGCGGTAGATGCAGGGTATGGGCCGCGAGGCTTCAACGATGATCGACGCGCCTGGTACGTATCCCCTCAGGCGCATAATACAATCACCGTTAATGGTTTTCCCCTGGAAGACTACAGCACCGCGCAGAATGAAGGGCCTCGCATGCGCCATGCGCTTGATACACCGTTTTACGATTTTGCTGAAATGGAGGCCATCAGTCGGGGAGTAGCCGGAGGGGCTGAAGTGCGTCGCGGCATCGCCTTTCTTGAAAATCGTTTCTGGGTCGTTTATGACATAGGTACGTCAGAAAATACCGCTAATTATCAGGTTTATTTACATGGTCGAGGAGTTTTTTCGCGCGATGACCCCTGGATGATATGGACTGCGCCCGAGGATACCTACGGAGAAGGAGGACGCCTGTATGCAGCTTTTGTAGGAAATCGGACGCTGACCATCACGGAAGCGGAGGGATGGACAAGCTTTTTCTGGGGGCACGAGGAGGAGCAGCGGTACATTGCGGTGCGGCAACAGGCGAACGATCCGGTTTTTCTGCACGTGCTTTATCCTGCTGAGGTGGACGAAAACCCTCCCCTGTTTATGGACCAGAGCGTAGCGGGGATGGTGAGCATCGAGTTAACAGACCAGGAAAGCACCACCAATGTGGCGGTCCAGCGGGATCAGAGGGTGCGGGCGGCCGGACCGCTGGCCACTGATGCTACTTTTGCCTGGACAAGACGCGTCTTGGATACAGTGGTGCAGTTTGCGCTTACGGAGGGACAGACGCTTCAGTGGGAGGGAGCTACCTTGTTTACTGCTACCATTCCGCTCACCGTTGCGGTAGATCGTTCTGATCCTGCACGACATACAGTGCATGTGGAAGCGTTTGAAGGGACCGCAACGTTGACGCTGCAACTGGTTTCTCCGTCTGCAACGCCGCTCTCGGTGACGCTTGACGGGCAGCCGCTCGCCTTTGAAATGCCGGAGCAGGGGCAAGTCCGCTTTCAACTTGCTGGTAACCTGCTACGTCCTGGAAGCACCATTGTCATCGCTACGGATGTGGCAACAGACATCGACGACGTCGAAAAAACGAATCCCGCATTTGTGGTAAGCGGGCCGTATCCTAACCCAACTTCAGGAACAACGCGCCTGCGCATCTTCCTGGCTCATCCCGAGCACGTTCAGGTGGTTCTTTACAACTCTCTGGGACGCCGCATTACTGTGCTGTGGGAAGGGAGGCTATCGGCGGGCGAGACAGAGATCATGTGGGATGTCGGCAAGGTGCTTCAGAGAAAACTTACTCCTGGTCCGTACTGGATCAGGGTAGTAGCTGGAAGTAAACAGCGGACTGTGCAAAGCTTTGTGTTTTAG
- a CDS encoding SDR family NAD(P)-dependent oxidoreductase yields the protein MKIDLTGKRALVTGAGRDIGRAIAEALACSGAHVAVNYRMSGESAEAVVQRIRAKGGVAVAVQADVTKPDEVERMVQETVRQLGGNLDILINNAGGLVRRSSIIDMPEELWDQVINVNLKSVFLVTKAALKHFNDGGAIVNVASLAARNGGGNGAVAYAAAKGGVLSFTRGLAKELARRKIRVNCVSPGLINTTFHDRFTPQEVRQQVARATLAGREGEAWEVASSVVFLASDLAAYINGESLEINGGLYFV from the coding sequence ATGAAGATCGACCTCACAGGCAAAAGAGCGCTGGTCACCGGAGCAGGCCGTGATATTGGCCGTGCCATTGCAGAGGCGTTAGCCTGCAGCGGCGCCCATGTGGCCGTGAACTACCGCATGTCGGGGGAAAGTGCCGAAGCGGTAGTGCAGCGCATTCGCGCCAAGGGGGGCGTTGCTGTCGCAGTGCAGGCGGACGTCACCAAGCCAGACGAAGTGGAACGGATGGTTCAAGAGACTGTGCGACAGCTCGGAGGCAACCTCGACATTCTGATTAATAACGCGGGTGGTCTTGTGCGGCGTTCATCCATCATAGATATGCCTGAAGAATTGTGGGATCAGGTTATTAATGTGAATCTGAAAAGCGTTTTCCTGGTCACAAAGGCCGCGCTGAAGCACTTCAACGATGGCGGTGCGATCGTCAACGTTGCGTCACTGGCTGCGCGAAATGGCGGAGGAAATGGTGCTGTGGCATATGCGGCAGCAAAAGGAGGAGTTTTATCATTTACCCGAGGTCTGGCCAAAGAGTTGGCCAGGCGTAAAATTCGCGTCAACTGCGTATCGCCTGGACTGATCAATACCACATTCCATGATCGATTTACGCCCCAGGAAGTGCGTCAGCAAGTAGCCAGGGCAACGCTTGCGGGACGTGAGGGCGAAGCATGGGAGGTTGCGTCCAGCGTCGTCTTTCTCGCTTCAGATCTGGCTGCTTATATCAATGGTGAATCGCTGGAGATTAATGGAGGACTCTACTTCGTCTAA
- a CDS encoding alginate lyase family protein, with protein MMYYMIRRAIQIGLCGLVVGGLEAGYAQQHPRLFITAAEAAAIRQAIGHYALLDTTLGQVRVEVEAALSHPMDVPPPGEAGGYAHERHKQNYRDMYKAGLLFQITGDARYARFVRDMLMAYAAMYPELGPHPRSERQVPGKLFHQLLNECVWLVHTVIAYDAIYNWLSEEERAHIETSVLRPMASWIVNEGAREFDKIHNHGIWAVAAVGMTGYVIEEPEWVEKALYGTKKDGSAGFFAQLDQLFSPDGYYVEGPYYARYALWPLFFFAEAIERNEPERGIYAYRDSILKKALYATVQTTFPDGVFPPINDASLTMNVKAPGVVLGTNVVFARYGGDAALLGVVREQGQVILNGAGLAVAKAYAEAAAVPQMTWPSIEFTDGADGKRGGIGLLRAGTGRQQTVVLMKYGAHGMGHGHFDKLHFMLYDGGRQVIRDYGFARFINVEPKYGGRYLPENNSYAKQTIAHNTVVVDEISQNRADPKIAETLSGERHFFDGKGPVQAMSARANGYWPGVNMQRTLLLIEDSRLDYPVVVDLYRVVSDSTHQYDYPIHFLGQPIWTNVRLQSYTEQLRPLGADYGYQHIWKEAQARTDSVIQFTWLDGHRYYTWTVAAAPATQVILGRIGANDPHFNLRREPLILVRRWAKTHLFASVIEPHGYFHEAREVSLQARPQIKTVRVVGHNEAASVVEVVGKGGWRWTIMVTNGPDNPEARHTVTFGGRTFTWTGNYAVEGVAVASGSSFHD; from the coding sequence ATGATGTATTATATGATAAGACGCGCCATTCAGATTGGTCTCTGTGGGCTGGTTGTGGGAGGATTGGAGGCCGGGTATGCCCAGCAGCATCCGCGGCTGTTCATTACAGCGGCAGAGGCGGCCGCGATCCGTCAGGCAATCGGGCACTATGCATTGCTTGATACCACTCTGGGGCAGGTCCGGGTTGAGGTGGAGGCGGCCCTGTCGCATCCCATGGACGTTCCGCCTCCTGGAGAAGCGGGAGGCTATGCGCACGAACGGCACAAGCAGAACTACCGGGATATGTATAAGGCAGGGCTGCTCTTTCAAATTACCGGTGATGCGCGTTATGCCCGGTTTGTAAGAGATATGCTCATGGCCTATGCGGCCATGTACCCTGAATTGGGGCCGCATCCACGTAGCGAGCGCCAGGTTCCGGGAAAGCTGTTTCATCAGTTGCTTAACGAGTGCGTCTGGTTGGTGCACACCGTTATCGCATACGATGCCATTTATAACTGGCTGAGCGAAGAAGAGCGGGCGCATATCGAAACCAGCGTACTGCGCCCCATGGCTTCCTGGATTGTAAACGAAGGGGCTCGGGAGTTCGACAAGATTCACAATCACGGCATTTGGGCGGTCGCGGCGGTGGGCATGACGGGCTATGTGATAGAGGAACCCGAGTGGGTAGAGAAGGCACTTTATGGCACGAAAAAAGATGGAAGCGCTGGCTTTTTCGCTCAGCTTGATCAACTTTTTTCGCCGGATGGGTATTATGTAGAAGGCCCTTACTATGCCCGCTATGCGCTCTGGCCGCTCTTTTTCTTTGCGGAAGCAATTGAGCGGAATGAGCCCGAGCGGGGCATTTATGCTTATCGCGATAGCATTCTCAAAAAGGCCCTTTATGCTACCGTCCAGACCACCTTCCCCGATGGGGTCTTTCCCCCTATCAATGATGCTTCGTTAACAATGAACGTGAAGGCACCGGGCGTGGTGCTGGGGACGAACGTGGTTTTTGCGCGCTACGGCGGAGATGCTGCGCTGCTCGGTGTTGTTCGCGAGCAGGGACAGGTGATTCTCAACGGCGCCGGGCTGGCCGTAGCAAAAGCTTATGCGGAAGCTGCTGCCGTGCCCCAGATGACATGGCCCAGCATTGAGTTCACGGATGGGGCCGATGGTAAACGAGGGGGAATCGGGTTGCTGCGGGCAGGCACAGGGCGCCAGCAGACCGTCGTGCTCATGAAGTACGGCGCGCATGGAATGGGCCACGGACATTTTGACAAATTACACTTCATGCTCTACGATGGGGGGCGGCAGGTGATCAGGGATTATGGGTTTGCTCGGTTCATTAATGTGGAGCCCAAATACGGAGGGCGTTATCTGCCCGAAAATAATAGTTATGCAAAGCAGACGATTGCCCACAATACCGTTGTGGTAGATGAGATCAGTCAGAATCGAGCCGATCCGAAGATAGCCGAGACCCTGTCAGGAGAACGCCACTTCTTTGATGGGAAAGGGCCTGTTCAGGCCATGAGTGCCCGTGCTAACGGCTATTGGCCCGGGGTGAATATGCAACGCACGCTGCTGCTTATTGAAGACAGTCGGTTGGACTATCCGGTCGTAGTGGATCTATACCGCGTGGTTTCGGATAGCACGCACCAGTATGATTATCCGATCCACTTTCTGGGACAGCCTATCTGGACAAATGTGCGCCTTCAGAGCTATACCGAACAGCTTCGGCCGCTGGGGGCTGACTACGGATACCAGCACATCTGGAAAGAAGCGCAGGCGCGTACGGACAGCGTCATTCAGTTCACCTGGCTGGATGGGCATCGCTATTACACCTGGACGGTTGCCGCTGCTCCAGCGACGCAGGTGATTCTGGGGCGTATTGGAGCGAATGATCCCCATTTTAACCTGCGCCGAGAGCCTCTCATACTGGTCCGTCGTTGGGCGAAGACGCATCTGTTTGCAAGCGTTATCGAGCCACATGGCTATTTCCATGAGGCTCGTGAAGTTAGCCTCCAGGCTCGGCCGCAGATCAAAACGGTCCGAGTCGTGGGGCATAACGAAGCGGCCAGTGTCGTGGAGGTGGTCGGCAAAGGAGGATGGCGGTGGACCATAATGGTCACCAACGGGCCGGATAATCCGGAGGCGCGGCACACCGTTACGTTTGGCGGACGCACCTTTACGTGGACGGGAAACTATGCCGTCGAAGGAGTTGCTGTCGCGTCTGGCTCTTCGTTCCACGATTGA
- a CDS encoding PorV/PorQ family protein — MKLICSRIIISWLHRLVVLGGLATIAGPTWAQKVGTTSMQFLKVMPVARATAMGDAFVALAEGVEAVFWNPSGLALAEGFQITGTHIPYLIDTRISSAAISFPIGSLSRLGLQVQYVDYGEIVETRTDLLGFNPDGTYNPGLTGNMFSPQAWAIGISYGRALNDQFRIGITAKYVHESLYNGPLSFGDPESGEAYATSTQIFLFDFGLQYDTGYRSLRLGAAVQNFGPEVVFVEENFAAPMIFRLGIAWDLVGLSPLLLQSSNQRLTLIYDLVHPNDYDQQMHVGLEYVFANVLALRAGRKINYDTERWTWGGGLYVHLGSARLAFDYSYNDMGKDLGVTHRITLGAQLK, encoded by the coding sequence ATGAAGTTAATTTGCTCCAGAATAATAATATCTTGGTTGCATCGCCTTGTGGTGCTGGGTGGACTCGCGACAATCGCTGGACCCACATGGGCGCAGAAGGTTGGGACCACCTCCATGCAGTTTCTCAAGGTAATGCCGGTGGCGCGAGCAACGGCCATGGGCGATGCGTTTGTAGCGTTAGCAGAAGGTGTGGAGGCAGTATTCTGGAATCCATCGGGCCTCGCTCTGGCAGAGGGGTTCCAGATAACAGGTACGCATATACCATACTTAATTGATACCAGAATTTCTTCTGCAGCCATTTCCTTTCCGATCGGAAGTCTTAGCCGGCTGGGCCTGCAGGTGCAGTATGTTGACTACGGTGAAATTGTCGAGACGCGCACCGATCTCCTTGGATTTAATCCGGATGGAACCTACAATCCTGGACTGACAGGCAATATGTTCAGTCCGCAAGCATGGGCGATAGGCATTTCGTACGGGCGCGCGCTCAATGATCAGTTTCGCATTGGCATTACAGCCAAATACGTGCACGAATCTCTTTACAACGGCCCCCTGTCCTTTGGCGATCCAGAGAGTGGCGAAGCGTATGCGACCAGCACCCAGATCTTTCTGTTTGATTTCGGTCTTCAGTATGATACCGGCTACCGGTCTCTTCGCCTGGGTGCAGCGGTTCAAAACTTTGGGCCTGAAGTCGTTTTTGTGGAGGAGAACTTCGCTGCTCCAATGATTTTCCGCCTGGGGATCGCATGGGACCTTGTGGGGCTCTCGCCGCTGTTGCTTCAGTCGTCCAATCAACGGCTTACGCTCATCTATGACCTGGTGCATCCTAACGACTACGATCAGCAAATGCATGTCGGCCTGGAATACGTTTTCGCGAATGTCCTGGCCTTGCGAGCTGGCAGAAAGATCAACTATGACACAGAAAGGTGGACCTGGGGGGGAGGCCTGTATGTACACCTTGGTTCCGCCAGATTGGCATTTGATTACTCCTATAACGACATGGGCAAAGATCTGGGGGTAACCCACCGCATTACGTTAGGCGCCCAGCTAAAGTAG
- a CDS encoding T9SS type A sorting domain-containing protein: MKKFFEKYVFKQIVSGLLLLQIAPAIEAQVRRYEIHRRGMLHQTIYNTGEIGRAYHQGQAGNATSVPLMEWPGFSATLVDDIEYDGKHHILGGGIHISGEAADTSQRMYAFCGAIGASSPEQVAGQWAFPLSIYRIENYPVLESGELNPDYNPDEAEEIIVSTWGTPLGIVVKRTTRAWSYPDYNDFIIYEYELEYTGDRNGDLIPDTEEPLTNVLVSFVYGFAPNMFGYQRQYNRWLYSDFERNDQRARFDPTRWLAYNLHMNGLPDPVYYEAWGRSGENGGGLNAPGAPGFMMLYYDTEHLATPEETHAAVEPGDSAIVWTLEYGGGPKIRQPWMIRLETSNLRVSKIKGYFHVDFRKNPPYRPGTIDPPAGDSTHPVYQWYRQYWIGRGRFNHRQTRKAVGRMFTFGPYTLHIGDKIEFSYAEVIGYGAARKEETDGGLVDFGGSCGEDCGEPNRRAFYPVPNWYETIRYGGTPFPPTYPYGFLYEYGSTYLSEYELPDYVDSDVVTVREVADKAKEAYTGSSEGPPYEIEKFPKDGVYKLPIPVPAPAIRVVNDDQGNNIIYWGPQVEQFDHPRLQGRLDHYAVYRAAHPVGPWTLLAVVRPGDPAYINQGDIPLVPNGYYYVRDPEPRIGETYYYSVLSVDENGRTSGRTNITRHESQLGPVKKLGKVYVVPNPFVVRSGYGGEVESQLRIGFYGLPARATIKIYSFAGQLVATIEHNDPTYSVAYFQVTRNQQRLASGVYFYVVTTPEGEVARGKFVIIR; the protein is encoded by the coding sequence ATGAAGAAGTTTTTTGAGAAATATGTATTCAAGCAGATAGTTTCAGGATTGCTGCTTTTGCAGATAGCTCCGGCTATAGAAGCCCAGGTGAGGCGATACGAGATACATCGTCGAGGAATGTTGCATCAGACGATTTACAATACCGGCGAAATAGGACGGGCCTACCACCAGGGCCAGGCAGGTAATGCGACCAGTGTTCCGCTTATGGAATGGCCAGGATTTTCTGCTACTCTGGTGGATGATATTGAGTATGATGGAAAGCATCATATTCTGGGAGGAGGTATTCATATTTCCGGAGAGGCAGCCGATACCTCCCAGCGCATGTATGCTTTTTGTGGGGCTATAGGTGCCAGCTCTCCGGAGCAAGTAGCCGGCCAGTGGGCCTTTCCACTTAGTATTTACCGCATTGAGAATTATCCCGTGCTGGAGTCCGGCGAGCTCAACCCTGACTACAACCCTGATGAGGCCGAGGAGATCATTGTTTCGACGTGGGGAACGCCCCTGGGCATTGTGGTCAAGCGCACAACGCGCGCCTGGAGCTATCCTGATTATAACGATTTTATCATCTATGAATATGAACTGGAATATACCGGTGATAGAAATGGCGATCTAATTCCTGATACAGAAGAGCCCCTGACAAACGTACTGGTCAGCTTTGTATATGGATTTGCTCCTAACATGTTCGGCTACCAGCGTCAGTACAATCGCTGGCTCTATTCTGATTTTGAGCGAAATGATCAGCGAGCTCGCTTTGACCCGACACGCTGGTTAGCTTACAATCTGCACATGAATGGTCTTCCAGACCCGGTCTATTATGAGGCGTGGGGGCGAAGTGGAGAAAATGGAGGCGGGCTCAATGCGCCCGGAGCGCCTGGATTTATGATGCTGTATTATGATACAGAGCACCTCGCTACTCCTGAAGAAACGCATGCCGCTGTAGAGCCGGGTGATTCGGCTATTGTCTGGACGCTGGAATATGGCGGAGGGCCTAAAATTCGCCAGCCCTGGATGATACGCCTTGAAACCAGCAATTTGCGCGTCTCGAAGATTAAGGGCTACTTTCACGTTGACTTCAGAAAAAATCCGCCCTATCGCCCCGGTACGATTGATCCGCCCGCAGGAGACAGCACGCACCCCGTATATCAATGGTATCGCCAGTACTGGATAGGGCGCGGTCGGTTCAATCATCGGCAGACCCGAAAAGCGGTGGGGCGAATGTTCACCTTTGGGCCCTATACGCTTCACATTGGCGATAAAATTGAGTTTTCTTATGCTGAAGTTATTGGATATGGAGCGGCGCGAAAAGAAGAAACAGATGGTGGACTCGTAGACTTTGGAGGATCGTGTGGAGAAGATTGTGGTGAGCCAAATAGACGTGCCTTCTATCCGGTGCCTAACTGGTACGAAACGATCCGTTATGGAGGCACGCCTTTTCCACCCACTTATCCCTACGGCTTCTTATATGAGTATGGAAGTACATATCTGTCGGAGTATGAACTCCCTGATTATGTTGATTCTGATGTTGTGACAGTGCGCGAGGTTGCAGATAAAGCCAAAGAAGCCTATACCGGAAGTTCAGAAGGCCCGCCCTACGAAATTGAGAAATTCCCTAAAGATGGTGTGTACAAGCTCCCCATTCCGGTGCCTGCACCGGCCATTCGCGTTGTCAATGATGACCAGGGGAATAATATCATCTACTGGGGGCCTCAAGTTGAGCAGTTTGATCATCCCAGACTGCAAGGACGGCTTGACCACTATGCAGTATACCGAGCCGCTCATCCAGTAGGACCCTGGACGTTGCTTGCTGTCGTGCGGCCAGGAGATCCTGCCTATATCAATCAGGGAGACATTCCCCTTGTGCCGAATGGGTACTATTACGTGCGAGATCCCGAGCCGCGGATAGGAGAGACCTATTACTATTCCGTTTTGAGCGTTGATGAAAATGGGCGAACAAGCGGACGGACCAACATTACGCGTCATGAGTCCCAACTGGGGCCGGTGAAAAAGCTGGGGAAGGTTTATGTCGTGCCCAATCCATTTGTGGTGCGTTCCGGGTATGGTGGGGAAGTAGAAAGTCAACTTCGCATAGGTTTTTATGGACTCCCCGCCCGGGCTACGATCAAGATCTACTCGTTTGCTGGCCAACTGGTAGCAACCATTGAACACAACGATCCAACTTACTCGGTAGCCTATTTCCAGGTAACCCGTAACCAGCAACGCCTGGCTTCAGGGGTTTACTTTTACGTGGTGACAACACCAGAAGGCGAGGTAGCACGTGGGAAGTTTGTTATTATTCGATAA